A section of the Centropristis striata isolate RG_2023a ecotype Rhode Island chromosome 7, C.striata_1.0, whole genome shotgun sequence genome encodes:
- the lrrc74b gene encoding leucine-rich repeat-containing protein 74B, whose protein sequence is MVHGKKLAKESLLPSVLEDDDADTESEKLQLGEKRVSRTEVDVRGPKEQHSSPDGDVLDGGEREGEEEEEEELGGEEDYDTDLELGDKEEAYDPTGQTCYFEACEALQVVPASYLLRHMRNSELSMMHRGLGPQGTKALAVPLVTNTSILRLNLRDNWMEGMGGAAIAEMLKENCYITEVDLSDNSLGDYGARAIAAMLKENSTLVNLNLSGNRFTDRSAEHLGAAIITNSKLQHLDLSHNALGEQAGQTLGESLSENTGLRSLSLAWNCIRGRGAVLLANGLAGNIFLRTVDLSFNGFSKEGAAALGQALKENTVLEELNVSNNRIPPEGAIRLAMGLKVNKTIKSLNMGKNPIQNAGCYGILKSIQENPDSAMETLDFSDITVNQDFDDLYTAVKEIFPALTVNHGGRFGTFRKAKA, encoded by the exons ATGGTTCATGGGAAGAAGTTGGCCAAGGAGTCACTGCTGCCTTCTGTGCTGGAAGACGATGACGCAGACACAGAAAGTGAGaagctgcagctgggagag AAGAGAGTGAGCCGGACAGAGGTCGACGTGCGTGGGCCAAAGGAGCAACACTCAAGTCCTGACGGGGATGTGCTAGACGGAGGTGAAAGAGAgggtgaagaggaggaagaggaggagctgggaggagaggaggactaCGACACGGATCTGGAGCTCGGAG ATAAGGAGGAGGCGTACGACCCGACGGGCCAGACGTGCTACTTCGAGGCGTGTGAAGCGTTACAGGTGGTACCTGCCTCTTACCTCCTGCGGCACATGAGAAATAGTGAGCTGTCCATGATGCATCGTGGTCTGGGGCCTCAG gGCACCAAAGCACTGGCAGTTCCCCTGGTAACCAACACTTCAATACTGAGGCTGAACCTGCGAGATAATTGGATGGAAGGAATGGGCGGAGCTGCTATAGCCGAGATGTTAAAGGAAAATTGTTACATTACAG AGGTAGACCTATCCGACAACAGTCTTGGGGATTACGGGGCCAGAGCCATCGCTGCCATGCTTAAGGAGAACAGCACCCTGGTGAACCTCAATCTGTCAGGAAACCGTTTCACAGACCGCTCAGCTGAACACCTCGGAGCAGCGATCATCACCAACTCCAAGCTGCAGCACCTCGACCTGAGCCACAACGCTCTGGGAGAGCAAGCAG gGCAAACCCTGGGTGAGTCTCTGTCGGAGAACACAGGCTTGAGATCTTTAAGTCTGGCCTGGAACTGCATCCGAGGGAGAGGAGCTGTGCTGTTGGCCAATGGCCTCGCG ggaaacatttttctcagaacagtggatctgtcatttaacgGCTTTAGTAAAGAAGGAGCCGCTGCTTTGGGACAGGCTCTGAAAGAGAACACTGTGTTGGAGGAGCTGAATGTGAG CAACAACCGAATACCCCCTGAAGGAGCTATTCGCCTAGCCATGGGCCTCAAAGTAAACAAGACAATCAAATCCCTGAAT ATGGGTAAGAACCCAATCCAGAACGCTGGGTGCTATGGGATCCTCAAGTCTATACAGGAGAACCCAGATTCAGCCATGGAGACATTAGACTTTTCG GACATCACTGTGAACCAGGATTTTGATGATTTGTATACGGCAGTGAAAGAAATATTCCCTGCGCTTACAGTAAATCACGGGGGCAGATTTGGCACATTCAGAAAAGCAAAAGCTTGA